The genomic segment CTTTAGTTTTAAGTATAGCGGCTCACTCTAGTGGTAATGGCTCACAACCATTGCCTGAGTTACTAGATGACAGTTACTTAATGGAAAAGTTACAAGAGCTTTCAACCCAATTGGATTCAACTGAGGACACAAAGGAACCTGAGGAGATACCTAAAGCACCGGCAGTTGATCCATATACTAAATATACTAATTATTCTAAAAAATTGGGGTCTCACATTGAGGAATATGAATCCATCTTACGACAATCGCACAAGGTCAATGATCAGTTGGAAGACGCTATAAAGATGTTTGAAGATATTTCCCTAAGCGTGAACAGATTTGTCGATAATACCAAAGATACACATGATGAATATTCTAGATTATCCCAATTACATGAACAAATTCCTCAGTATTTAGCATATTTCGATGCATTAGATCCGATAATGCGTCGTTTGAACCATGCATCTACACCAAATGTTGTACggaaaaattcattcaaatcTATGTTGGTTAACATCGATGAATCTCTTGGTTTCTTTGAATCTCATACGGACTTAAAAGATGCCGAATCGTATAGgattaaattcaaaaggTGTTTGGTAAGAGCCTGTGAATTGATTGCCAACTATTTGAACAACCTTTTGAAGCAACTCTATGTGGatattaatgaaaaattggcatcTAACACCAGTGGATCTTCTGCATCTAGAGAAGCTTTACTGTACAATAAATTTGCATCTTCCGCGGAGGAATACCAAAGTCAAGTGGTCGAGATTATCTCTAGAGTCACGGACGATAAACATCATAGGTATTATGAAGAGCTCAAATCCCTTTTAAACGATTGCTATGAGTGCTACTTCCAGACGAGAACCAAACTATTACATTCATCCATTTGGAATAGATTAGATGAGGTGATACTAAGAGACAAGGAACTTtcattggtgaattttattcaagatggtaaaatgtATTTCCAACAACTATGTTATGATGAATACCAACTTtttgtgaaatttttcCCAGAGGATGTTTCTAAGATTAGGATCAACCAATGGTTTGTCCAACTTTGTGAACCTCTTTACGATACCGTCAGAATAAGAGTGTTAAGAGAGACTGACATTTCCACGTTATGTGATTCGTTAACCCTTTTCGGTCAGTACTACGAGTTcgaagaagatgcagaGGAATATCAAAGAcaatttggtcaaatcaAATACGATAAAGTTTTCGAGCCCATAGTGCAAAGATTACAAGCTACTTTAATATTGAGAGTGCAAAATTACGTGCAAAACCAAATTGTGAAATATACCCCAACTAAGGATTCATTCATCATTGCCAATAGGAAATCTGCAAGAAAGGATTTGACAACTGCTAAGGAGAAGGAAGATCCCATGGTCCTGGCGTTCGTGGAAAGCTTTCAAGATCAGGCAAATGATAATACCGTAGAAAGCCATGAAAATGTACTAGAATCTTATTATCCACCGTTGGTTAGAGGTCTTGCACTACTCTCCAGAATTTATGAAATGGTTAATTCTGTGATCTTTGACGATTTGGCTCATCACATAGTGCAAGATTGTATGTTATCGCTCAAGACCGCATACAACAAAGTTCAAAGTTCAACAAGCgatttaaacaattttgAGGTTAAATTAGCATATCTGAGGAATTTGTTAATGCTACGTCAACAGTTGCAAAATTTTAACATTCAATACTCCGTCAACGAGACTTATTTGGACTTCTCTGGTGTGGAATCGTTCTTTAAATCTGTAACGGAAGGTGCCAGAACCTTGAGGTTTAGAGATTCTTCAGTTCTAAGTCTTGCTAGGGGTCTTGTGCCCAAGGTTGTCAACAACTTGGTAGATGCTCGGACTGAACTAATGACACACTTTAGAAATAtcattaaagattttacagaGGCTGCCGCTAAGAATATAATTGAAGACACCCTTGTGATAGACTCgaaagaagatttatcCAGTCTAGTGGAGAAGAACGCTCGATTGAGACAGAATGTTGAGGATAAATTACCACGGATTCATGCGCAAATTtgcaatttcatcaatgacGAAGTAATTGTGGCCCATCTAATGGATGCTGTACAAGAAACTGTCATTCAGTCGTATAGTAGTTTCCATGAGGAAGTGAATGAAAAGGCTGAAAAGGGACTGTTGGATAAGGAGCAAGCATCGGAACTAATGTATGAAGACGTCTTTGCGGACTTCCTTAGTAAAGTCTCCGGCAAATTACCTAATGCCAATAAAGAATAGATTTTCATCTACAAACCTATATACGTACAActacatatatatatgcaCCAATGCAACTATTgattttcctcttcatccattggattatatatatttttgGAAAGCAGCCTATTCAACTCACGTTTGATGAACTCAACTTTAGCAGGATCTATCAAAAGGTGGGTATCATCAAGCTCTTCCAATATAATATCGCTTTTGTCAGCGTCGATCTGAACAATAAGTGCCTTGATCGATGGATCACATTGAATCAGAGCTCCTCTACGAGCCCTGGGCATGTTGAAAGATGTGTTATTTCTTTAGTAGTGGTGCCTTAAGGTTAGTCGAACTTTTACACTTTGAGCGCGAGCTGATTAAAAGGGTTATCAACTATATACAATTCACTTGGAATCGGTTCGAGATTGGTTCGTAATGGTTAGGCAAGTGGCCGTGAGAGGTGCATACACTGAGCTGGATGAACTTGAAAACTCTACCAATGGCAAGGATCGTAAGGATAGCGAATACGATGAACGTGCAGACCACATAAAGAGTACAAAGGAGAAGACTATCGATAAGAGGGATGAGATGAGTGGAGACgtgaaaaatggtaaagaATACGAGAGTGAGAATGatgaaggagaagaagaagaagatgatgatgatgaagaggacgatgaagaggacgatgaagaggacgatgacgatgaacCTCCTCTGTTAAAATTTAGTAGGATAACAAAACTTCCGAAAACATTTAGAAGAGATGCAATATCCACTTGTCTATTTcatgaaaaaatatttgcATTTGGGACTCATGCTGGTGTGTTACATTTAACTACAACTGATTTTACTCCCTTACAGACTTTGAAATGTCATAGATCTTCCATACTCTCGATCAATACAAATGGTACATTCTTTGCCACGGCATCTATCGATGGGACAGTAGCTATTGGACAAATTGAAGACACTACAAACATTACTCtatttgatttcaaaagaccGGTACAAGCGGTTGTTTTAGATGTGGATTATAAAAGTTCCAAGACTTTTGTTTCTGGTGGTATGGCAGGTGAAGTGATTTTATCCCAGAGGAATTGGTTAGGTAGTAGAGTTGACATAACATTGTCTAAGGATCATGGGCATATTTTAGGAATTTACACGATTGACGATGTCATATTTTGGATGAACGATGCCGGCATTACGTTTTATAGCATTCACACGAGAACTCAACTTTTGAACGTTCCATTCCCCTCTGAAGATAGCAACACTCAACGACCAGGTCTATACAGACCTCAAGTGCATTGTCCCGAGACTGATAGAATAATAGTTGGCTGGGCCAACCATGTTTGGATGTTCAAAGTATCGTTAAGACGAGCTGGTGAGCATGGCAACAATTTAGGGGCTATAATATCAAGTGCAGCCTCCAGTTTAAGGGCTCAGCCAGATAAAAAAGTGGAATTGGAGCATTATTTCACTATAAAAATGCTCATAGCAGGTATATCgtctttcaaagatgatcAACTGATGTGTCTTGGGTTCGAAGATGCTGTTGGGCAAGGCGTTCCTACGTCTAACATACCACAGATTTCCATAATAGATGTGTTCACCGGTGAAGACACACATACTGATGAGATTGTATTAAAGAATTACGAAAAACACTCACTCAATGAATATCATTTGGGGAAATATATCGGTGAATCCTCTCCTGAATACTTCTTAGTGGCACCCAATGACGCTATATGTATACAAGGGCTTTCGTTCAAAGATCATTATGATTGGTTTATGAAAAAAGGTAACTTCATGAGAGCTTGggaaattggaaaatacGTTGTGGATGATCATGAGAGATTAGAAACAGGATTGAAATTTATTAATGAACTCATTAGTTCTAACCGAATTGAAGATAGTGTGTCGGCTTTAACACTGACTATTGCTGATACCAATATCAGTAACGATGAggaattcaaaaattttgcattAAATAAATGGAGAGAAGCATTTCTGAGAATAATAGACCTCGGTGGAATAGATACAGTAGCCAAAAATATTCCTTTGGACCCTCAACTAGACAATCAGGTTTATGATTCTGTGTTAGAACATTTATTAAAAGACTGTCAGTTAAAGGAATTTATAAACTATATTCAAATTTGGCCTCTACACCACTTTTCTGTACATTGCTTTGAAAAGGAGCTTGAAGAACTTATTGAAAGGCATGATGATCATGAAAATTCCTATAGGGATGCTATCATTTACTTATATCTGGAGGAAAAAAGATTCTTCAAGGCCATGCCGCATATGTTGAGAAGGAGAGATATGAGAGCTCTAACGGTTTTACTCAATCATAATTTCTTAGCCCAATACAAGGATAATCTTTTGGATATTGTACTGTTACCGTATCatggaaaaattgaggATTTGAGTAAGCTAccaattggtgaaattgagCAATTGTTTTCTATGTCTCTTGAACTCTTGGTTCAAAACAGACAGAGTCTACAAGTTCAACAAGTGATAAATTTACTATCCAATCCAAAAGAATTAAGGGTTTTACTATTTCTATACTTGAAAAAACTATCATCAGTGGATCCTCTTCTAACGGCTCTCTTTGAAACCGATATGGTGGAATTATATTCAGAGTTTGAAAGATCGGGATTATTACGGTTTCTAAAGACAAAGACAAATTATGATGTTGAGAAAGCCATTGAAATATGTTGCCAAAATAATGACGCCTACAATGAACTAATTTATCTTTGGAGTAAAGTCGGTGAAACAAAAAGGGCCCTTTCACTCATCATCGATGAATTAAATGACCCAAAACTTGCCATTGATTTCGTAAAGAATTTAGGTGATCCAGAACTTTATGATTTCATGGTCAGCTATAGCATGGATAAGCCGAAATTTGTTAAAGCTTTATTGGGTTCGCCAGATGAATTTGGTAAGACTTACCTCGAAGTCATAAAGGGAATGCCCGAAACCATGGAAATCGATGACTTACACAAAACTTTGATCAGAATTGCGAAAGAGAATGCTCTGAGTTCAACTGTTAGTAAAagtattttcaaaataataGATGATGAAACAACTGAATATGCCATAGAACTTCTAAACATTAGAAGTCAAGGAAAGGCATTCTatgttgaagatgatgaatgaATACATTGAGTAAACTGATTACATGCATATAGAGtacttttaaaattaaGCATTTGTACCAATAAATAAAGGGTAATAAAATACAGAAAATTAATCATTTCacatcaaatttttaaatacTATCATTAGAAAAAGGTAGCATTACCGGGCAGCTGCAAATTTACTTGGCCCTGAATATTATGAGTGGAAGAAGCCTCAGAACCGCTGGGGCTCGGATTATTGGCATTAGTTAGAAACCGTTCCAATTGGACTTGTCCACGTCTAACCTTCGAAATACTTAAATTTTTCCTCGTCTTGTGAATCTTGGACAAAAGAGTATTATAGTTGAACTTCATCTCGTTAATCGTAGATTCAGAGAAAGCCAGTTCTCTTGATTCTGTATGCTTTAGGACATTTCCTAACGCCTGAGCAATGTTGATATTTGACTGCAGGTTTTGGAGGGAAGTTGTATCGATTGTGAAATCGTTTAGGGGTGAGGTCGCTGGAGGTCTATCTGGTACAACTGGATCGTTGAGTATGTGATTTAACGTTGGATCTTCGAATGGAGGGATTGCTGTAGCAGAGGAGACTTGACTTTGGGAAGTAGCACTGGGTACTGACGTATTGGTAGTATCAGTAGCTTCCGTAGTGGTAGCAGTAGCGTAAGCTGGTCCTATATTTTGAGATGCCATATTAGTGGTAGCTTGATTCGTACTAGGAATGCTGGTCCCGCTAGGTTGATCTTGAATTGAAGCTGAAAACACATCGTTGAAATATTCTGATGGAACCATTGAAGTGTCAATCCCTACATTTCTCAAATCTAATTCCCCATTTTCACTCATAAACAAATTGGGCTTGTCTATCAAAGTGCTAACATTGTACATTTTCCCCTGTTGGCTATCTTTAGATGTAAAATCCTCACCCAAAAACTTATCAATGTTAACTTCATAACCTGTGTCCATTTCGCCGTTGTCATTTGTACTACCTATCAGTGAAGTTTCACCGGCGTTAATAGCATATTCTATGGCCTTCTCGGCCGTTTGAACGTCATTTCTCGTGTAAGTTTTATcagcatcttcttcatccgATTCTGAATTATCTGCAATGTCACCAACATTAATTCCAACGTTACCATCTGTAATTATATCAAGATTGTAAGAATATGGGAGAgcgttattattattacgaTTAAGTTTATCGTCTTGTGAATCTGGCTCAATTGGATCGACTATTGCACTTTccaccaattcttctgtgCTCAGaaaatttgtatttttattctctaaatttaaatccaATAACATGTCATGATCCCATTTTTTCGAGCAATAAAATTTATTACAAAGCTCATTAAGTCTTGCTTCTAAAACTTCATTTTTCTTAAAAGCCATACTAACGCTTTCATCAGTTTGGATCATTTCTGCTGGTAGAATACCTGCACTTTTCCAGTTACCTCTAATAGTCTCcaaaggaattgatttCCAGGCTTCTCTAACGAATTTGAATGCATTTGACATGGTCAATTGACTTTGCTCAAAACTTATCAGTACCTTACGATGATACTTCTTCTCCAACTGCTTTTGTAAACTGATCAAAGCTTGGTACTGTTGGATTCTATACCTTGTCTTGAATTCATCTAAAACCCCCCAGTTAAAGGGTAAGAATCTTGAGTTCGCAGAGGTATAAACCAATTCgatgtttttcaaatgtaAATTGATAATTCTGTGAGAACAAGAGTCATCTAATACAATCCATATTTTCCGATTATCAGCTACCAGTCTTTTATCCCAACGAGCCAGCCAGTCGTGGAAAAGATTGCTTGTCAACCATGATTTTCTATTACTGTGATACgaaattccaaatcttcttgcCATTTTCCCACCTAATAGCGATTGTGACACGGGATCCTGCGGTTCCTCTGGAAAATAGTTCCTAAAGCTTCTATAGCTGTTATATTTACCAACAACTAGGGGCTTCAGCTTCTCCGATCCATCTAGATTACAGCATAGCATTACAGTGGCCACTTCAATCTTTCTCTGCATTTGACTTGCCTCGTACTGCGCATAGTCTAGCGGTAAATTATAAGCCAAAAAAGTTTCATCCAGAGTGAAAATATCTCTAGGTGGGACCTGACTAAAGTATTCTTTCAGTTCGTTCCTCTCTTCAAAAGTCCATACCTTGGGCGGTTTCGGTGTCTGTTCCTCCATACTCGAGATATTAACACTCATCTTGGCCAAAAAATTCGTGATCCACTTGTATGAAAAGCAGCCATTGCCCTCTCTATGTTCTGCAGGTATTCGATACCAAACGGATTGTGCAGTATCCTGTAGGATGGGTGACGTTACAGGTATACCATTCCATATGCTCTGTGATACCCATTCCTGTAaaattcttcttaccaGTAGATTATTGGGTTTCCTAATTCTATTCGCACATTTTTCACTGTCCTTACAGTTCATATAGACATCCTTCTTGGCTAATAATCGTGAAATAGTTCCCTGTGATGGTATTTTGGGCAGTTGAAATGCCTCATATGCCCATCTGGCTAAATCCAATTGTGTCCATTTGGGATGTCTCTCTGCCATAAGACAGATATTATACCTATGTTCAATAGAAAGCATATCTCATAAAAAATTTCCCCATAACTTTCCTGCCTTGAGCTTCCTTCcttctccttcttttcttctattgGAATGGTTTTTGGGTAAGGTTTAGTCTTTTTAGCTAAGGAGGAcattgattttttttttcatgtcTTTTGTCATAAGAACAACTGATTTCTCTTGTGAAGAATGTAACAACAAAAATAAAGTAGGTTGGCTCTGATCTGCTATTAAGGTTCTTTACAACGTCTTATACTTATCTTTATGTTACTCTACGGAGTCTGTTTGGGTTATCTCGATGAGACGAATCCCAATGGCTTACTTAACTGCCCTTGTAAGTGGTGTAACCGTAGTTACTCAACAGTAGGGGGATGTGATAGTGCCTCGAGCCGTTATCTATATGAAACAAGATATCAACAAAAGGGTGAAAATTTGTTTGTCCCTGAGACTTGAAATAGAGACCAGTCTGGAACCTTATCTTGTAGTAACCAGGTTTGAGTTCCCTCCACTGCAACTCTTGATCGGCCTCTTGGATACCGTTCGTGGCTAGTAACTTCCTCTGGGACATGTCAGGGTTAAACACCCATAGTGGGATTCTACCGTCATCGTTGGTGCGTGCTCTTGCTAAAATCTGGGCTTCTTGGGTctcaatcaattgatcttgatcGTCGTTGCCTTCACCAATGTAAACCTTGTAAATAGAGCACACGACGTTAGCAGCGGGCTTGCCTGTAGTGGTGTCGAGTATGTGACAGGTTATAGGATTCGGAGCCATTGATGCTGGTTTACCAATatgttttctttgatcatGGTTACACAATTGTTGTCATTATCACAGAGAAGTGCTTCTCTTTATATATCTGAATGTACTTGAAACCTGCAACGACTTATCGTAaccatcattatcatcgGTGAAAAGCGAAGTGGTGATCAAAGGTAACGTACGGATGGTTGGTCGCCACGATGTGATTCATCAAGAAGGTGACTTAGTTTACTATTCACCGTTTGTTTTTGATAAGAACCCATACCATGGAGTCACAGTACCAATACTAGTGGTTGACTTGTTAGAGCTGGTGGAAGACTCCAAGAACCTTTGCCGAAGACACTATGGGAATCAGTTCCGTGGGCTATTTTATAAAAATCATCCATTGAACAAGATATCTGTGGTGGGGGTGGTGGTTGGTTGTCGGTACAAGTGTATTGGAGATGATGACTACATATTCATGCAGCTCGATGATTGCAGTGGTTCAGCAAGATTCTTGCAGTGCAAATGTCTTGAGCCCTTAGCAATGGAGAATGGTCTTTCCTGGGGGTCAATATGTGGTCAGAAGTTAAGAATTAGCGGTGCTTTTAACCTATGGTACCGTGAAATGGTGGTCGAGTGGATTGACTTCATTCCTGATATCATCGCTGAAATTGAACATTGGCAAAGTGCAATTGAGTTTAGGCGTAAACTGTCCATACCGTGGGTTGAACCAGTTTCATCAGAACCACCGACTTCCAATTACATTCAGCAGATGCACACTGCAAATGTAATGGACTCTCTGGTAATTACAAGCACCTACGAACAATTGTCACCACCGTCTCCATTACCTTCACCTTCGCCAGTGGATTCCCCACCACCTTCTCCTCTGCCGCAGGTTATTTGTAACATTACAGAATTGAAGATAGAATTTCTCAGAGGGTTGCTCAAACACGAAGGTAAAAGAGCATACACCACTGAATTGTACAGTGGTCTTTCGACACTGCTGAATCAACTAGCTACTTTAAGATTCCAGAATCAGAGGGTAAATCTACCGGTCAAACCGTGGCAACAGTTGAAATCTGAATCCCTTTACGATCAATTGCATAAATTACAGAAATCAGGTCTGCTCCGATGTCATTCCAATGACAATCTGGTTGATCTGAAACCGTTGAAAGATCTGCACGAGTACAGTATGCATAGAGTTTTGACTTTGATCAAGTTACAGTGCAACACGGGACGTATCGATTACAACCATATTCGCGATAAATTAAAACATTGCGAGTTTACCAAGAAAGCTATTGTCGatatctttaaagaatccctaagaagaatttgtcTATTGTATCCACAGTTGTTGGTGGGTTGGTGGATAGGTGCTGATGGCGGTGAATTTTCAGTGATTCATTTCAAATATGAGCCACACGAGAGGTGAAGGGGACCGTCGAGTATGGTGAACATGATCAATGAACCGTTGAAGTTCCTGGGAGCTTCAATATCAGGGAAGTTTGTTATAAGGGCTTTCCAAGTCATCGGTATACCGATCACGATTAACGtcgttgaaaaattttgggtaAGAAGCGCATCTCATcttatctcatctcatctcatctcatcgctaCAATCATACTGATAGAAAGTTTCGAAAGCAGCTAATCATGGGGTTGTTCAAAGTTGATGGCTGGGACCTAAAGACTGAAAATGTGGCTTACTACGATGCCAAATCTGCCAAGGgccaagagaagaagaaagagcaGAAGGAAAAACGTAAAGAGCAGAAGAAACAgcaaaatgaattgaaaaatttgaagcaTCAGCCTGAACCTGCTCAAGAAGATGTTCcacagaagaagagaaagactAAAGATTCTTCCAGTAGCTCTACTAGCAGTGTACCTGCTCCGAAAATTGAGAGAAAGTTGACTCCGTTGCAACAAAAAATGATGGCTAAACTAACTGGATCCAGATTTAGGTGGATCAATGAACAATTGTACACTATAAGTTCAGAGGATGCGCTAAAAATGATCAAAGAGCAACCTCAGCTATTTGACGAATACCATGATGGGTTCAAATCACAAGTGGAATCATGGCCTGAAAATCCTGTAGATGTATTTGTAGAAGAGATACGTCAAAGATCGAAAAGACCTGTCAATGCTCCAGGTGGACTACCAGGTTTAAAAAATAAGCAGATTGTCATTGCCGATATGGGGTGTGGAGAAGCCCAATTGGCTCTTGATATTAACAAATATTTTGCTCAAATTAATAAGAGGTCTAAGCCAAATCACCGAAAATCCCATGTGGTTCACAGTTTTGATCTAAAGAAGGCCAATGACCTAATTACCGTGGCAGATATAAAAAACGTACCGTTACCGGATAATTCATGTACGATTGTCGTTTTCTGTCTAGCTCTAATGGGGACTAACTTTCTAGATTTTATTAAAGAAGCCTATAGGCTCTTAGCACCAAGAGGTGAATTGTGGATTGCAGAGATTAAATCGAGATTTGCAGATGGGAAAGGTGAAGAATTCGTTGAAGCATTAAAACTGTTAGGATTTTTCCACAAGAAAACcgataatgaaaataaaatgtttACCAGGtttgaattctttaaaCCTCCACAGGAAATTATCGAGGAAAGAAGGGCTAAATTAGAAAGAAAGCATAAATTTATAGAGACAGAAAATGAAAGGGAAGCTTTAGAGGATAAGAGACTAAAGGAATCTGAAGGTAAATGGTTATTAAAACCTTGTATCTATAAGAGAAGGTAATAATGTTTATATATTTGCATACATGTATATTtatatgattttttttactaTCATGAGGAAGGACggaagaaattttggattgTCGCTAATCTGTATATGTTATCCAGCCCTGGGATTGATGGCATCTGGAACCAACTGCCACTACtattttcatcatgatCTGGATCC from the Zygosaccharomyces rouxii strain CBS732 chromosome B complete sequence genome contains:
- the COG3 gene encoding Golgi transport complex subunit COG3 (similar to uniprot|P40094 Saccharomyces cerevisiae YER157W COG3 Essential component of the conserved oligomeric Golgi complex (Cog1p through Cog8p) a cytosolic tethering complex that functions in protein trafficking to mediate fusion of transport vesicles to Golgi compartments); this encodes MTRTRGDSLVLSIAAHSSGNGSQPLPELLDDSYLMEKLQELSTQLDSTEDTKEPEEIPKAPAVDPYTKYTNYSKKLGSHIEEYESILRQSHKVNDQLEDAIKMFEDISLSVNRFVDNTKDTHDEYSRLSQLHEQIPQYLAYFDALDPIMRRLNHASTPNVVRKNSFKSMLVNIDESLGFFESHTDLKDAESYRIKFKRCLVRACELIANYLNNLLKQLYVDINEKLASNTSGSSASREALLYNKFASSAEEYQSQVVEIISRVTDDKHHRYYEELKSLLNDCYECYFQTRTKLLHSSIWNRLDEVILRDKELSLVNFIQDGKMYFQQLCYDEYQLFVKFFPEDVSKIRINQWFVQLCEPLYDTVRIRVLRETDISTLCDSLTLFGQYYEFEEDAEEYQRQFGQIKYDKVFEPIVQRLQATLILRVQNYVQNQIVKYTPTKDSFIIANRKSARKDLTTAKEKEDPMVLAFVESFQDQANDNTVESHENVLESYYPPLVRGLALLSRIYEMVNSVIFDDLAHHIVQDCMLSLKTAYNKVQSSTSDLNNFEVKLAYLRNLLMLRQQLQNFNIQYSVNETYLDFSGVESFFKSVTEGARTLRFRDSSVLSLARGLVPKVVNNLVDARTELMTHFRNIIKDFTEAAAKNIIEDTLVIDSKEDLSSLVEKNARLRQNVEDKLPRIHAQICNFINDEVIVAHLMDAVQETVIQSYSSFHEEVNEKAEKGLLDKEQASELMYEDVFADFLSKVSGKLPNANKE
- the TFB5 gene encoding TFIIH complex subunit TFB5 (highly similar to uniprot|Q3E7C1 Saccharomyces cerevisiae YDR079C-A TFB5 Component of the RNA polymerase II general transcription and DNA repair factor TFIIH involved in transcription initiation homolog of the Chlamydomonas reinhardtii REX1-S protein which is involved in DNA repair), with translation MPRARRGALIQCDPSIKALIVQIDADKSDIILEELDDTHLLIDPAKVEFIKRELNRLLSKNIYNPMDEEENQ
- the VPS41 gene encoding Vps41p (similar to uniprot|P38959 Saccharomyces cerevisiae YDR080W VPS41 vacuolar protein sorting component of vacuolar membrane protein complex) — its product is MVRQVAVRGAYTELDELENSTNGKDRKDSEYDERADHIKSTKEKTIDKRDEMSGDVKNGKEYESENDEGEEEEDDDDEEDDEEDDEEDDDDEPPLLKFSRITKLPKTFRRDAISTCLFHEKIFAFGTHAGVLHLTTTDFTPLQTLKCHRSSILSINTNGTFFATASIDGTVAIGQIEDTTNITLFDFKRPVQAVVLDVDYKSSKTFVSGGMAGEVILSQRNWLGSRVDITLSKDHGHILGIYTIDDVIFWMNDAGITFYSIHTRTQLLNVPFPSEDSNTQRPGLYRPQVHCPETDRIIVGWANHVWMFKVSLRRAGEHGNNLGAIISSAASSLRAQPDKKVELEHYFTIKMLIAGISSFKDDQLMCLGFEDAVGQGVPTSNIPQISIIDVFTGEDTHTDEIVLKNYEKHSLNEYHLGKYIGESSPEYFLVAPNDAICIQGLSFKDHYDWFMKKGNFMRAWEIGKYVVDDHERLETGLKFINELISSNRIEDSVSALTLTIADTNISNDEEFKNFALNKWREAFLRIIDLGGIDTVAKNIPLDPQLDNQVYDSVLEHLLKDCQLKEFINYIQIWPLHHFSVHCFEKELEELIERHDDHENSYRDAIIYLYLEEKRFFKAMPHMLRRRDMRALTVLLNHNFLAQYKDNLLDIVLLPYHGKIEDLSKLPIGEIEQLFSMSLELLVQNRQSLQVQQVINLLSNPKELRVLLFLYLKKLSSVDPLLTALFETDMVELYSEFERSGLLRFLKTKTNYDVEKAIEICCQNNDAYNELIYLWSKVGETKRALSLIIDELNDPKLAIDFVKNLGDPELYDFMVSYSMDKPKFVKALLGSPDEFGKTYLEVIKGMPETMEIDDLHKTLIRIAKENALSSTVSKSIFKIIDDETTEYAIELLNIRSQGKAFYVEDDE
- the PDC2 gene encoding Pdc2p (similar to uniprot|P32896 Saccharomyces cerevisiae YDR081C PDC2 Transcription factor required for the synthesis of the glycolytic enzyme pyruvate decarboxylase required for high level expression of both the THI and the PDC genes); translated protein: MLSIEHRYNICLMAERHPKWTQLDLARWAYEAFQLPKIPSQGTISRLLAKKDVYMNCKDSEKCANRIRKPNNLLVRRILQEWVSQSIWNGIPVTSPILQDTAQSVWYRIPAEHREGNGCFSYKWITNFLAKMSVNISSMEEQTPKPPKVWTFEERNELKEYFSQVPPRDIFTLDETFLAYNLPLDYAQYEASQMQRKIEVATVMLCCNLDGSEKLKPLVVGKYNSYRSFRNYFPEEPQDPVSQSLLGGKMARRFGISYHSNRKSWLTSNLFHDWLARWDKRLVADNRKIWIVLDDSCSHRIINLHLKNIELVYTSANSRFLPFNWGVLDEFKTRYRIQQYQALISLQKQLEKKYHRKVLISFEQSQLTMSNAFKFVREAWKSIPLETIRGNWKSAGILPAEMIQTDESVSMAFKKNEVLEARLNELCNKFYCSKKWDHDMLLDLNLENKNTNFLSTEELVESAIVDPIEPDSQDDKLNRNNNNALPYSYNLDIITDGNVGINVGDIADNSESDEEDADKTYTRNDVQTAEKAIEYAINAGETSLIGSTNDNGEMDTGYEVNIDKFLGEDFTSKDSQQGKMYNVSTLIDKPNLFMSENGELDLRNVGIDTSMVPSEYFNDVFSASIQDQPSGTSIPSTNQATTNMASQNIGPAYATATTTEATDTTNTSVPSATSQSQVSSATAIPPFEDPTLNHILNDPVVPDRPPATSPLNDFTIDTTSLQNLQSNINIAQALGNVLKHTESRELAFSESTINEMKFNYNTLLSKIHKTRKNLSISKVRRGQVQLERFLTNANNPSPSGSEASSTHNIQGQVNLQLPGNATFF
- a CDS encoding hydroxyisourate hydrolase (conserved hypothetical protein), translating into MAPNPITCHILDTTTGKPAANVVCSIYKVYIGEGNDDQDQLIETQEAQILARARTNDDGRIPLWVFNPDMSQRKLLATNGIQEADQELQWRELKPGYYKIRFQTGLYFKSQGQTNFHPFVDILFHIDNGSRHYHIPLLLSNYGYTTYKGS